A region of the Mesoterricola sediminis genome:
GGCATGGCGCCCTGGTACTTCTCGTGCAGCGGGGAGTGCATCACCTGCTGGATGAACTGCCATTCCAGCGGATGCGCCTGGAAGTATGCGACCCGGAGCATCCACTGCCGGCGGAGTTCGACCTCGAACGGCGCCTCGGGATCGAAGCCCCCGAGCTGCATGTCGCTCCAGGCCGTGACCTGCTCCTTCCAGAGCTGGAAGATCAGGTCCTCCTTGTCCGCGTAGTAGATGTACAGCGTGGCGGGGGAGACCCCCGCGGCCTTGGCCAGCTTCTGCATCGAGAAGACATCGAACCCATCGAGCACCAGCATCTCGAGGGCGCACCGGCGGATCTTCTCGATTTTGGCTGGATCCCTCGGACGCATGCGCTGACCCCCTCCTTCTAAGATAAACGAACATTCACTCATGTCAAGCCGGCCGAACTGCCTTTTTGAGATCAGCAGGCAGAAGGTGCGCGTTCCGGAACGCGTCCCAGGAGGCTGTGACGACCGGGATCGCCCTGCCGGTCCCGGACGCCCGCCGTGACGCCGGTGCAGGCTGGGCCCCCTTCGATGGCGTCAAGGCACCGGTGGATGGCAAGCCCCTCCCCCGCCAGGTCGAGGCCGGCGGGGCGGGAGATCACCTCCCATCTGAAGTCCATGAAGCTGGACGCTGCCATCTTTGCCTGATTTGAGGAGCCCAAGGCGGCCTTGAGAGGCCCTTGGGGCGCGTCCTTGAGGTGGACTTCCAGGCGGGTATGGCCATCTTCGGTGGTGTAAAGGAGAAATGGATCCCCTGGGCTGGCATGGCTGCCGGACGGCTTGCGGCGGGTTGTCATGATCGCTCTCTGATTCCCATGGTCTTTGCTTTCTGACCCTTCCCGGCGTCCCAATGTTCCTGCCGATCGCCACGCATGGAGAATATCCACCCTTCCATGTGGCGGGCGAAAAATTAACGAAGCAACAAAAGTGTGTCTACGACGCGGGAAGGTCGGGATTCATGCCTTGAAGGGCCGACCCCATGCGACCGGACCGCGGGGCGAACTGGGCCTGACGGGGGTGGCCTTCAATGTGCTCATGGCAAGGCTCGCCAAGCGGAAGTGGGTGGTCTATGCCAAGCGCCCCTACCGGGAGGCCTGGCACGCCCTCGCCTACCTGGGCCGCTACGTTCACCGGGTGGGGATCTCCAATTCGAGACTCCTCGAGGTTGCCGATGGCCAGGTGACTTTCCGGACCAAGGGCAAGGCCACGGCCACCCTGCCGGAGGTGGCCTTCCTACGCCGGTTCCTGCTCCATGTGCTTCCGGAGCAGTTCACCAAGGTCAGGCACTACGGCCTATACGCCTCGCCCAAGCTGCTGGAGAAGGCCAAGGCCCACCTCGGCGACCAGGCCATCCCGGACCTCTGGCGAAAGCCCGCTCCCGACGATGGCGTGGAGGATCGGCTCATCGCCATCGTCGAATGCCGGGACATGCTGTGCCCCGACTGTGGCTCGATGATGGCCCGCAAGCACCTGCCCAGGCCGCGGGCGCCACCCGAGGGGACACCAGCATGACTGCCGTCCCTACTGCGCCCATCACCACCATCCCGTGCCTGGCGTCCCTGCCCGGATTGGGAAGGGTCTGGCCCGAATGGGTCGGCAGCCCGGGACCAGGCTGTCGCCAGAGAACCTTGCGGACCATGCAGGGCATCGTCGGGGCCCTCCGCATGCCCAAGGGAGCCCGACCCACCCCGAATTCCGCATAACGAGCGCGCCGGCTCCGCTGCGAACGAGCTTGTTCAACCCCGCAATTCTGGGGGGCTGGGGCCGTCATGCACGCATGGCCGACCGGTACCTGCCCCCGGAATTGCTAACAGTTTGAAAGGGCTGTGCCCGGGATGCGGTGTAACCAGAAAGGTAGAACTGACCGCGCCCAGGGCTACCGCCCCCCCCCACCGCATGACCTAAGCCCATGAAGGTTCCGGACATACTTGGAGGCCTGGAATCCTCCTGCAACCGCTATCGCCACAATTTTTGGGCCATGGGATTGCGATGATGGGAATACCTCCGATAATCATATCACCTGGAGATATGATTCCAGCCATGGACATGCCTCGCTCCCGCTCCCCCAAACCGCGCCCTGGCACTTGGCCCCCCAAGGATGGCGGGCCGGATTCCAGTGTGACGGACAGCAGTCCAAGCCTTCCGGGGCTCCTTCCATCAGAGGTCCTTCGCCTCGGGCGGAGCCTGCTCCTTGACCCTGAACGGGTACAAGACCGCTGGATCTGGCAACACCCGGACTGGCCAGGTTTCACCCAAGATTGGGAACACTTGGTGGAACCTTTGGGGAACGCCCGCCAGGCACTCGGGCGCCTTCAAATGGCAAGCAGGGTTCTGGACCCACGATCCGCCATGCGCGTTCTGGCCGAGGTCCTGGCCCAAGAAGGGGTGAGCTCCAGCGCCATCGAAGGGGAAGGCATCAACCCCGCCTCCATGGCTGCTTCCGTGGCCCGGCACCTGGGCCTTCCCGTGGACCCGACCGCCCCCATCGACCGAAACGCTGAAGGCATTGCCGCCGTGCTCATGGATGCCATGACCAACCGGGACGCCCCCCTCACTGTTGACCGCCTATGCCGCTGGCACCGCGCACTCTTTCCGGAAAGTCGGCCCGGCCTCGCCATAGGCGTGCTCCGCCCCGGGAGCGTTCATGTCGGCAGCAACATTTCCGAAGAGGAATCCATCGTCCACTTCTTGGCCATGCCCCGGGAGCGGTTGGAACCCGAACTCGACCGCTTCATCACCTGGTTCAATGACTCCAAGGGTGCGATGGACGGCCTGGTCCGTGCCGGCCTGACCCACCTCTGGTTTGTCACACTCCATCCTTTCGATGACGGCAATGGCCGCATTTCCCGGGCCCTCACCGATCTCGCCCTGGCCCAGGAACCCATAGCTGCGCCCCTGGCTCGAATGTCCAGATGCATTCTCCAGGGTCGGCCGGACTACTATGCCGCC
Encoded here:
- a CDS encoding Fic family protein, with protein sequence MPRSRSPKPRPGTWPPKDGGPDSSVTDSSPSLPGLLPSEVLRLGRSLLLDPERVQDRWIWQHPDWPGFTQDWEHLVEPLGNARQALGRLQMASRVLDPRSAMRVLAEVLAQEGVSSSAIEGEGINPASMAASVARHLGLPVDPTAPIDRNAEGIAAVLMDAMTNRDAPLTVDRLCRWHRALFPESRPGLAIGVLRPGSVHVGSNISEEESIVHFLAMPRERLEPELDRFITWFNDSKGAMDGLVRAGLTHLWFVTLHPFDDGNGRISRALTDLALAQEPIAAPLARMSRCILQGRPDYYAALEQAQAFKNGLNVTPWLRWFLEQTAQACAQSERVVQATLAKGIFWARHAEDPINERQRKALNRLLDAGPDGFQGGMTTRKYAALTRCSPVTASRDLAELVERTCLRSYGAGRSTAYELIWDALLLGQ
- a CDS encoding TetR/AcrR family transcriptional regulator, translating into MRPRDPAKIEKIRRCALEMLVLDGFDVFSMQKLAKAAGVSPATLYIYYADKEDLIFQLWKEQVTAWSDMQLGGFDPEAPFEVELRRQWMLRVAYFQAHPLEWQFIQQVMHSPLHEKYQGAMPTAVSEQVTTRVLRAIRQGELTDFGLGAEAIQERFPRDLYWSLAYGPLYAMLRWVPDRTRPLEASPARVDLDLIGKAFACVIKGLKP